From the Gasterosteus aculeatus chromosome 13, fGasAcu3.hap1.1, whole genome shotgun sequence genome, one window contains:
- the LOC120831091 gene encoding membrane-associated phosphatidylinositol transfer protein 2 isoform X3, with translation MLIKEYRIPMPMSVEEYRIAQLYMIQKKSREESCGEGSGVEILENKPYTDGPGGSGQYTHKVYHIGMHIPSWFRSILPKAALRVEEESWNAYPYTRTRYTCPFVEKFSIDIETHYKPDTGNQADVFNMSAVEKRQRSIDPIDIVTDPMSPHEYKAEEDTRLFKSAKTQRGPLQDDWIEEYNNDPGKTPIMCAYKLCKVEFRYWGMQSKIERFIHDVGLRKVMVRAHRQAWCWQDEWYGLTMEDIRHLELETQLALATKMAQFSQAEEATEANGGAPSPDKDQEAKEAISSIEADEVVESSSGEVLQPRGVLTKQWSTSSRSSRSSKRGVSPSRHSLSEWRMQSIARDSEDSSDEEFFDAHEDLSDGEEVFPKEIAKWNSNDLMDKMEAAEETPGELLKEMTVDYERATSEERLDEMRGSVSGQTDSTPIPTITVTRHQSESLSQPCLQPSKIHVLVLVLHGGNILDTGGGDQNSKQADVNTISTAFDAVMRVHYPAALGRIAIRLVPCPAICAEAFSLVSNLSPYSYDEGCLSSSQDHIPLAALPLLATSAPQYQDAMAAVVVRANQVYTDFLKSLDGAAFSGQVCLIGDCVGGILGFDALCSSNQTVNESQNSSRRGSIVSGQDQDLLSPGIIVNSGHRSASPTLEGTRHLSRSNIDIPRASAADDTKRQLPRKGSDSSTYEPDTIKQHQAFLTSLHSSVLRSDTVSRRSSSSTMLDGSSQGKFDFEVSDFFMFGSPLGLVLALRKTVIPTLDVAQLRPACQQVYNLFHPADPSASRLEPLLERKFHLMPPFNVPRYQRFPLGDGNSALLADVVQSHGGVFMDSSYPSSPITGPLSRGQRRASEVSIASQVSGMADSYATSNVANIKTCQIRQSKRFGLLSQLALSSQNKFFLKSPPKSRKNPTEGSPHADLNGAASEGSSPTGQYENCLSAGLDFAICDLVSLDSQAEVDQVAARWWGTKRLDFALYCPDALTAFPTVALPHLFHASYWESTDVVSFLLRQVMRHENSSILELDGKEVTEFTPSKPREKWLRKRTHVKIRNVTANHRVNDAVFTEDSQQVVTGRFMYGPLDMVTLAGEKVDLHIMTQPPSGEWVYFNTEVSNSSGRVSFVVPEDKRLGIGVYPVKMVVRGDHTFADSYLTVIPRGTEFVVFSIDGSFAASVSIMGSDPKVRAGAVDVVRHWQDLGYLIIYATGRPDMQKQRVVAWLSQHNFPHGIVSFCDGLVHDPLRHKANFLKSLTELHLKIFAGYGSTKDISVYTSIGLSPSHIYIVGRPSKKLQQQCQFITEGYAAHLSQLEYSHRSRPAKSSSARMVLRKGSFGVGANSDFLRKRNHLLRTISSQPAPSSPTGSTHNRPERTQSQSDGERLEHASGYGQGAAQRSMSITASCWGRSSSTKLDPGILSPK, from the exons ATGCTTATCAAGGAGTACCGCATCCCCATGCCCATGAGTGTGGAGGAGTACCGTATTGCCCAGCTCTATATGATCCAG aaaaagagcagagaagaGAGCTGTGGTGAAGGAAGCGGGGTGGAGATTCTAGAGAATAAGCCCTACACAGATGGGCCCGGTGGGTCGGGCCAGTACACCCACAAGGTCTACCATATTGGCATGCACATTCCCAGCTGGTTCCGCTCCATCTTGCCCAAAGCAGCACTGAGGGTGGAAGAGGAGTCCTGGAACGCCTACCCTTACACCCGCACCAG GTACACCTGCCCCTTTGTTGAGAAGTTCTCCATTGACATTGAGACCCACTACAAACCCGACACAGGCAaccaggcagatgttttcaacaTGTCTGCAGTGGAGAAGAGGCAGCGGTCTATCG ACCCAATTGACATAGTGACGGATCCCATGTCCCCTCATGAGTACAAAGCAGAGGAGGACACACGGCTCTTCAAGTCGGCCAAGACCCAGAGGGGTCCTCTGCAGGACGACTGGATAGAAGAGTACAACAATGACCCTGGGAAGACCCCCATCATGTGTGCCTACAAACTTTGCAAGGTGGAGTTTCGTTACTGGGGCATGCAGTCTAAGATCGAACGCTTCATCCATGATGTTG GACTGAGGAAGGTAATGGTGCGTGCCCACCGGCAGGCCTGGTGCTGGCAGGATGAGTGGTACGGTCTGACCATGGAGGACATCCGGCACCTGGAACTGGAAACCCAGCTGGCCCTGGCCACCAAGATGGCCCAGTTCAGTCAGGCAGAGGAGGCCACAGAGGCCAATGGAGGCGCTCCATCTCCAGACAAAGACCAGGAGGCTAAAGAGGCGATCAGCTCTATCGAAGCTGATGAGGTGGTTGAAAGCTCAAGCGGAGAGGTTCTCCAGCCTCGCGGCGTACTCACCAAGCAGTGGTCCACTTCATCCCGATCCTCCCGCTCGTCCAAGAGAGGAG TGAGCCCATCACGTCACAGCCTCTCGGAGTGGAGGATGCAGAGCATCGCTCGAGACTCAGAAGACAGCTCTGACGAGGAGTTCTTCGACGCTCATG AGGATCTGTCGGACGGCGAGGAGGTCTTCCCAAAGGAGATCGCAAAGTGGAACTCCAACGACCTCATGGACAAGAtggaggctgcagaggaaaCGCCTG GGGAGCTGTTGAAGGAAATGACAGTGGATTATGAAAGAGCAACCAGCGAGGAAAGACTAGATgag ATGCGTGGCTCTGTTAGCGGCCAAACCGATAGCACTCCCATTCCTACCATCACGGTAACGAGGCACCAGTCA GAGAGCTTGTCCCAGCCGTGTCTGCAGCCTTCCAAGATCCACGTGCTGGTCTTGGTTCTGCACGGAGGGAACATCCTGGACACAGGCGGGGGGGACCAGAACAGCAAGCAGGCCGACGTCAACACGATCAGCACAGCTTTCGACGCGGTCATGCGCGTTCACTACCCCGCAGCGCTGGGACGCATCGCCATCCGCCTGGTACCCTGCCCTGCCATCTGCGCCGAGGCCTTCTCCCTGGTGTCCAA CCTGAGCCCGTACAGCTACGATGAGGGTTGTCTGTCCAGCAGCCAGGACCACATCCCCCTGGCAGCGCTCCCTCTACTGGCAACCTCGGCTCCACAGTACCAGGACGCCATGGCCGCCGTCGTCGTCAGAGCCAACCAGGTGTACACAGACTTCCTCAAGTCCCTTGACGGTGCAGCTTTCTCTGGCCAG GTGTGCCTCATCGGGGACTGTGTGGGAGGAATCCTGGGATTTGATGCGCTGTGCAGCAGCAACCAGACCGTCAATGAAAGCCAGAACAGCAGTCGCAGGGGCAGCATAGTCAGTGGGCAG GACCAGGATCTCCTCTCTCCTGGCATCATTGTCAACAGCGGGCACAGGTCTGCCTCCCCGACCCTGGAGGGCACCCGCCACCTCAGTCGCAGTAACATCGACATCCCTCGTGCCAGCGCGGCTGACGACACCAAGCGGCAGCTGCCACGCAAGGGAAGTGACTCCTCCACCTACGAACCGGACACAATAAAACAGCACCAGGCCTTCCTGACCAG CTTACATTCCAGTGTTCTGCGGAGCGACACGGTGTCACgcaggtccagcagcagcaccatgcTGGATGGGAGCTCCCAGGGGAAGTTTGACTTTGAAGTTTCTGACTTTTTCATGTTTGGCTCCCCCCTGGGCTTGGTGCTCGCCCTGAGAAAGACTGTCATTCCTACGCTGGATG TGGCTCAGCTGCGGCCTGCCTGTCAACAGGTCTACAACCTGTTCCACCCAGCTGACCCCTCAGCCTCCCGCCTAGAGCCTCTGCTGGAGAGGAAATTTCACCTCATGCCTCCCTTCAACGTTCCCCGCTACCAGCGCTTTCCCCTGGGAGATGGAAACTCCGCCTTGCTTG CGGATGTTGTTCAGTCTCATGGTGGTGTCTTCATGGACAGTTCGTACCCCTCATCCCCCATAACGGGCCCCCTATCCCGGGGCCAGCGGAGGGCCAGTGAGGTCAGCATTGCCAGCCAGGTCTCAGGAATGGCAGACAGTTACGCTACCAGCAACGTAGCCAACA TTAAAACATGCCAAATTCGACAATCCAAAAGGTTTGGCCTTTTGTCCCAACTCGCTCTGTCATCGCAAAACAAATTCTTCCTCAAAAGTCCTCCTAAGTCCCGTAAGAACCCGACTGAAGGATCTCCTCATGCAGATCTGAACGGTGCGGCTAGTGAAGGTTCAAGTCCCACTGGCCAGTACGAGAACTGCCTGTCAGCAGGGCTGGACTTTGCTATTTGTGATCTGGTCTCACTGGACTCCCAGGCTGAAGTGGACCAAG TTGCAGCACGTTGGTGGGGCACAAAGCGGCTGGACTTTGCCCTGTACTGCCCCGATGCTCTTACCGCTTTCCCCACCGTGGCCTTACCCCACCTCTTCCACGCGTCATACTGGGAGTCCACTGATGTTGTGTCTTTTCTCCTGAGACAG GTCATGAGGCATGAAAACTCTAGTATCCTGGAGCTGGATGGAAAAGAGGTGACTGAATTCACCCCCTCAAAACCGCGAGAGAAGTGGCTCCGCAAAAGGACTCATGTGAAGATCAGG AACGTGACTGCGAATCACCGCGTAAATGACGCGGTGTTCACGGAGGACTCCCAGCAGGTGGTGACAGGCCGCTTCATGTACGGCCCTCTGGACATGGTCACCTTGGCCGGGGAGAAG GTCGACCTCCACATCATGACCCAGCCTCCATCAGGAGAGTGGGTGTACTTCAACACAGAAGTGAGCAACAGCAGTGGGCGCGTGTCTTTTGTCGTTCCAGAGGACAAGCGTCTGGGCATCGGAGTCTACCCTGTCAAAATGGTTGTCAG AGGCGACCACACGTTTGCAGACAGCTACCTGACAGTTATTCCTCGTGGCACAGAGTTTGTGGTGTTCAGCATCGACGGGTCATTTGCTGCCAGCGTGTCCATCATGGGCAGCGATCCCAAAGTGCGGGCGGGAGCCGTGGATGTCGTCAG GCACTGGCAGGATTTAGGCTATTTGATCATCTATGCTACAGGACGACCAGACATGCAGAAGCAGCGGGTAGTGGCCTGGTTGTCTCAGCACAACTTCCCTCATGGCATCGTCTCCTTCTGTGACGGCCTGGTCCACGACCCGCTCAGGCACAAGGCCAACTTCCTCAAGTCCCTGACAGAG CTTCACTTGAAGATTTTCGCTGGCTACGGATCAACCAAAGACATCTCAGTCTACACCTCCATtggcctctctccctcccatatATACATCGTAGGTAGACCATCCAAGAAGTTGCAGCAACAGTGCCAG TTCATCACAGAGGGATATGCAGCCCATTTGTCCCAGCTGGAGTACAGCCACCGCTCCCGACCCGCCAAGTCCAGCAGTGCACGCATGGTCCTGCGTAAAGGCAGCTTCGGCGTGGGTGCCAACAGTGACTTCCTAAGGAAGAGGAACCACCTGCTGCGCACCATCTCCTCCCAACCGGCCCCCAGCTCCCCGACGGGCAGCACTCACAACAGACCGGAGCGCACACAGAGCCAATCGGACGGCGAGCGGCTGGAGCACGCGAGTGGCTACGGCCAGGGAGCCGCGCAGCGCAGCATGAGCATCACGGCCAGCTGCTGGGGCCGGAGCAGCAGCACCAAGCTGGATCCGGGCATCCTCAGCCCCAAATGA
- the LOC120831091 gene encoding membrane-associated phosphatidylinositol transfer protein 2 isoform X6, which yields MLIKEYRIPMPMSVEEYRIAQLYMIQKKSREESCGEGSGVEILENKPYTDGPGGSGQYTHKVYHIGMHIPSWFRSILPKAALRVEEESWNAYPYTRTRYTCPFVEKFSIDIETHYKPDTGNQADVFNMSAVEKRQRSIDPIDIVTDPMSPHEYKAEEDTRLFKSAKTQRGPLQDDWIEEYNNDPGKTPIMCAYKLCKVEFRYWGMQSKIERFIHDVGLRKVMVRAHRQAWCWQDEWYGLTMEDIRHLELETQLALATKMAQFSQAEEATEANGGAPSPDKDQEAKEAISSIEADEVVESSSGEVLQPRGVLTKQWSTSSRSSRSSKRGVSPSRHSLSEWRMQSIARDSEDSSDEEFFDAHEDLSDGEEVFPKEIAKWNSNDLMDKMEAAEETPGELLKEMTVDYERATSEERLDEMRGSVSGQTDSTPIPTITVTRHQSESLSQPCLQPSKIHVLVLVLHGGNILDTGGGDQNSKQADVNTISTAFDAVMRVHYPAALGRIAIRLVPCPAICAEAFSLVSNLSPYSYDEGCLSSSQDHIPLAALPLLATSAPQYQDAMAAVVVRANQVYTDFLKSLDGAAFSGQVCLIGDCVGGILGFDALCSSNQTVNESQNSSRRGSIVSGQDQDLLSPGIIVNSGHRSASPTLEGTRHLSRSNIDIPRASAADDTKRQLPRKGSDSSTYEPDTIKQHQAFLTSLHSSVLRSDTVSRRSSSSTMLDGSSQGKFDFEVSDFFMFGSPLGLVLALRKTVIPTLDVAQLRPACQQVYNLFHPADPSASRLEPLLERKFHLMPPFNVPRYQRFPLGDGNSALLADVVQSHGGVFMDSSYPSSPITGPLSRGQRRASEVSIASQVSGMADSYATSNVANIAARWWGTKRLDFALYCPDALTAFPTVALPHLFHASYWESTDVVSFLLRQVMRHENSSILELDGKEVTEFTPSKPREKWLRKRTHVKIRNVTANHRVNDAVFTEDSQQVVTGRFMYGPLDMVTLAGEKVDLHIMTQPPSGEWVYFNTEVSNSSGRVSFVVPEDKRLGIGVYPVKMVVRGDHTFADSYLTVIPRGTEFVVFSIDGSFAASVSIMGSDPKVRAGAVDVVRHWQDLGYLIIYATGRPDMQKQRVVAWLSQHNFPHGIVSFCDGLVHDPLRHKANFLKSLTELHLKIFAGYGSTKDISVYTSIGLSPSHIYIVGRPSKKLQQQCQFITEGYAAHLSQLEYSHRSRPAKSSSARMVLRKGSFGVGANSDFLRKRNHLLRTISSQPAPSSPTGSTHNRPERTQSQSDGERLEHASGYGQGAAQRSMSITASCWGRSSSTKLDPGILSPK from the exons ATGCTTATCAAGGAGTACCGCATCCCCATGCCCATGAGTGTGGAGGAGTACCGTATTGCCCAGCTCTATATGATCCAG aaaaagagcagagaagaGAGCTGTGGTGAAGGAAGCGGGGTGGAGATTCTAGAGAATAAGCCCTACACAGATGGGCCCGGTGGGTCGGGCCAGTACACCCACAAGGTCTACCATATTGGCATGCACATTCCCAGCTGGTTCCGCTCCATCTTGCCCAAAGCAGCACTGAGGGTGGAAGAGGAGTCCTGGAACGCCTACCCTTACACCCGCACCAG GTACACCTGCCCCTTTGTTGAGAAGTTCTCCATTGACATTGAGACCCACTACAAACCCGACACAGGCAaccaggcagatgttttcaacaTGTCTGCAGTGGAGAAGAGGCAGCGGTCTATCG ACCCAATTGACATAGTGACGGATCCCATGTCCCCTCATGAGTACAAAGCAGAGGAGGACACACGGCTCTTCAAGTCGGCCAAGACCCAGAGGGGTCCTCTGCAGGACGACTGGATAGAAGAGTACAACAATGACCCTGGGAAGACCCCCATCATGTGTGCCTACAAACTTTGCAAGGTGGAGTTTCGTTACTGGGGCATGCAGTCTAAGATCGAACGCTTCATCCATGATGTTG GACTGAGGAAGGTAATGGTGCGTGCCCACCGGCAGGCCTGGTGCTGGCAGGATGAGTGGTACGGTCTGACCATGGAGGACATCCGGCACCTGGAACTGGAAACCCAGCTGGCCCTGGCCACCAAGATGGCCCAGTTCAGTCAGGCAGAGGAGGCCACAGAGGCCAATGGAGGCGCTCCATCTCCAGACAAAGACCAGGAGGCTAAAGAGGCGATCAGCTCTATCGAAGCTGATGAGGTGGTTGAAAGCTCAAGCGGAGAGGTTCTCCAGCCTCGCGGCGTACTCACCAAGCAGTGGTCCACTTCATCCCGATCCTCCCGCTCGTCCAAGAGAGGAG TGAGCCCATCACGTCACAGCCTCTCGGAGTGGAGGATGCAGAGCATCGCTCGAGACTCAGAAGACAGCTCTGACGAGGAGTTCTTCGACGCTCATG AGGATCTGTCGGACGGCGAGGAGGTCTTCCCAAAGGAGATCGCAAAGTGGAACTCCAACGACCTCATGGACAAGAtggaggctgcagaggaaaCGCCTG GGGAGCTGTTGAAGGAAATGACAGTGGATTATGAAAGAGCAACCAGCGAGGAAAGACTAGATgag ATGCGTGGCTCTGTTAGCGGCCAAACCGATAGCACTCCCATTCCTACCATCACGGTAACGAGGCACCAGTCA GAGAGCTTGTCCCAGCCGTGTCTGCAGCCTTCCAAGATCCACGTGCTGGTCTTGGTTCTGCACGGAGGGAACATCCTGGACACAGGCGGGGGGGACCAGAACAGCAAGCAGGCCGACGTCAACACGATCAGCACAGCTTTCGACGCGGTCATGCGCGTTCACTACCCCGCAGCGCTGGGACGCATCGCCATCCGCCTGGTACCCTGCCCTGCCATCTGCGCCGAGGCCTTCTCCCTGGTGTCCAA CCTGAGCCCGTACAGCTACGATGAGGGTTGTCTGTCCAGCAGCCAGGACCACATCCCCCTGGCAGCGCTCCCTCTACTGGCAACCTCGGCTCCACAGTACCAGGACGCCATGGCCGCCGTCGTCGTCAGAGCCAACCAGGTGTACACAGACTTCCTCAAGTCCCTTGACGGTGCAGCTTTCTCTGGCCAG GTGTGCCTCATCGGGGACTGTGTGGGAGGAATCCTGGGATTTGATGCGCTGTGCAGCAGCAACCAGACCGTCAATGAAAGCCAGAACAGCAGTCGCAGGGGCAGCATAGTCAGTGGGCAG GACCAGGATCTCCTCTCTCCTGGCATCATTGTCAACAGCGGGCACAGGTCTGCCTCCCCGACCCTGGAGGGCACCCGCCACCTCAGTCGCAGTAACATCGACATCCCTCGTGCCAGCGCGGCTGACGACACCAAGCGGCAGCTGCCACGCAAGGGAAGTGACTCCTCCACCTACGAACCGGACACAATAAAACAGCACCAGGCCTTCCTGACCAG CTTACATTCCAGTGTTCTGCGGAGCGACACGGTGTCACgcaggtccagcagcagcaccatgcTGGATGGGAGCTCCCAGGGGAAGTTTGACTTTGAAGTTTCTGACTTTTTCATGTTTGGCTCCCCCCTGGGCTTGGTGCTCGCCCTGAGAAAGACTGTCATTCCTACGCTGGATG TGGCTCAGCTGCGGCCTGCCTGTCAACAGGTCTACAACCTGTTCCACCCAGCTGACCCCTCAGCCTCCCGCCTAGAGCCTCTGCTGGAGAGGAAATTTCACCTCATGCCTCCCTTCAACGTTCCCCGCTACCAGCGCTTTCCCCTGGGAGATGGAAACTCCGCCTTGCTTG CGGATGTTGTTCAGTCTCATGGTGGTGTCTTCATGGACAGTTCGTACCCCTCATCCCCCATAACGGGCCCCCTATCCCGGGGCCAGCGGAGGGCCAGTGAGGTCAGCATTGCCAGCCAGGTCTCAGGAATGGCAGACAGTTACGCTACCAGCAACGTAGCCAACA TTGCAGCACGTTGGTGGGGCACAAAGCGGCTGGACTTTGCCCTGTACTGCCCCGATGCTCTTACCGCTTTCCCCACCGTGGCCTTACCCCACCTCTTCCACGCGTCATACTGGGAGTCCACTGATGTTGTGTCTTTTCTCCTGAGACAG GTCATGAGGCATGAAAACTCTAGTATCCTGGAGCTGGATGGAAAAGAGGTGACTGAATTCACCCCCTCAAAACCGCGAGAGAAGTGGCTCCGCAAAAGGACTCATGTGAAGATCAGG AACGTGACTGCGAATCACCGCGTAAATGACGCGGTGTTCACGGAGGACTCCCAGCAGGTGGTGACAGGCCGCTTCATGTACGGCCCTCTGGACATGGTCACCTTGGCCGGGGAGAAG GTCGACCTCCACATCATGACCCAGCCTCCATCAGGAGAGTGGGTGTACTTCAACACAGAAGTGAGCAACAGCAGTGGGCGCGTGTCTTTTGTCGTTCCAGAGGACAAGCGTCTGGGCATCGGAGTCTACCCTGTCAAAATGGTTGTCAG AGGCGACCACACGTTTGCAGACAGCTACCTGACAGTTATTCCTCGTGGCACAGAGTTTGTGGTGTTCAGCATCGACGGGTCATTTGCTGCCAGCGTGTCCATCATGGGCAGCGATCCCAAAGTGCGGGCGGGAGCCGTGGATGTCGTCAG GCACTGGCAGGATTTAGGCTATTTGATCATCTATGCTACAGGACGACCAGACATGCAGAAGCAGCGGGTAGTGGCCTGGTTGTCTCAGCACAACTTCCCTCATGGCATCGTCTCCTTCTGTGACGGCCTGGTCCACGACCCGCTCAGGCACAAGGCCAACTTCCTCAAGTCCCTGACAGAG CTTCACTTGAAGATTTTCGCTGGCTACGGATCAACCAAAGACATCTCAGTCTACACCTCCATtggcctctctccctcccatatATACATCGTAGGTAGACCATCCAAGAAGTTGCAGCAACAGTGCCAG TTCATCACAGAGGGATATGCAGCCCATTTGTCCCAGCTGGAGTACAGCCACCGCTCCCGACCCGCCAAGTCCAGCAGTGCACGCATGGTCCTGCGTAAAGGCAGCTTCGGCGTGGGTGCCAACAGTGACTTCCTAAGGAAGAGGAACCACCTGCTGCGCACCATCTCCTCCCAACCGGCCCCCAGCTCCCCGACGGGCAGCACTCACAACAGACCGGAGCGCACACAGAGCCAATCGGACGGCGAGCGGCTGGAGCACGCGAGTGGCTACGGCCAGGGAGCCGCGCAGCGCAGCATGAGCATCACGGCCAGCTGCTGGGGCCGGAGCAGCAGCACCAAGCTGGATCCGGGCATCCTCAGCCCCAAATGA